Proteins from a genomic interval of Sphingopyxis sp. QXT-31:
- a CDS encoding OPT family oligopeptide transporter has product MNDTTKPTTRGRELTLRAILLGGLLTLMFTAANVYLGLKVGLTFATSIPAAVISMALLRYMAGSTILENNIVQTIASAAGTLAAIIFVLPGLVMVGYWQGFPLLETTAITMLGGILGVLFSVPLRRALVVDSDLPYPEGRAAAEVLQVGAASAEGAAENKAGLSALLWNSIVAAGFTLLTQMKLAGAEVARWFAVGSGATGIAGGLAFALFGVGHLVGLSVGMAQLVGLITGWWVLLPILTQGGPGDAETLANTVFRADVRFFGAGVIAVAAIWTLVKIAAPVLGGIRSAMAASRARQGGQALAIEEQDMSITWVFGGSLFLMLPIGVLLWSELAGGPLADASIALVAGAILFIIIVGLMIASVTGYMAGLIGASNSPVSGIGILAIIASSLLLLGLLGRGGGEAEISAMVAYALIVTGLVFGIATISNDNLQDLKTGQLVGATPWKQQVALIVGVIFGSLVVPPVLNVLNETVGFVGAPGAGPNALAAPQAGLISSLAQGVLGGDLNWTMLGYGALAGVGFIIVDALLGRAGKLRLPPLAIGIGIYLPMAVILPVVIGAAGGWFYDRWASRRPNASFAHRMGVLTATGMIVGESLFGVLYAGIVAGTGSDAPLAVAGDGYAPYAPWVGLLLFIGLVWLSYKRTRNMVTATP; this is encoded by the coding sequence ATGAACGATACCACCAAGCCGACCACCCGCGGGCGCGAACTGACGCTGCGCGCGATTCTGCTCGGCGGCTTGCTGACGCTGATGTTCACCGCGGCGAACGTCTATCTCGGCCTCAAGGTCGGGCTGACCTTCGCGACTTCGATCCCCGCCGCGGTGATCTCGATGGCGCTGCTGCGCTATATGGCGGGTTCGACGATCCTCGAGAATAATATCGTCCAGACGATCGCCAGCGCGGCGGGAACGCTTGCGGCCATCATCTTCGTGCTCCCCGGCCTCGTCATGGTCGGTTACTGGCAGGGCTTCCCGCTGCTCGAGACCACCGCGATCACGATGCTCGGCGGCATCTTGGGCGTGCTCTTCTCGGTCCCGCTGCGCCGCGCACTCGTCGTCGATTCGGACCTGCCCTATCCCGAAGGCCGCGCCGCCGCCGAAGTGCTGCAGGTCGGCGCCGCGAGCGCCGAGGGTGCGGCCGAGAATAAGGCGGGGCTGTCGGCCCTGCTGTGGAATTCGATCGTCGCCGCGGGTTTTACGCTGCTCACCCAGATGAAGCTCGCGGGCGCCGAGGTCGCGCGCTGGTTCGCGGTCGGCAGCGGCGCGACGGGCATCGCGGGCGGACTCGCCTTCGCGCTGTTCGGCGTCGGCCACCTCGTCGGCCTGTCGGTCGGGATGGCGCAGCTCGTCGGGCTGATCACCGGCTGGTGGGTGCTGCTTCCGATCCTCACCCAGGGCGGACCCGGCGATGCCGAGACGCTCGCCAACACCGTCTTCCGTGCCGACGTGCGCTTCTTCGGCGCGGGCGTCATCGCGGTCGCCGCAATCTGGACGCTCGTCAAGATCGCCGCCCCTGTGCTCGGCGGCATCCGCTCGGCGATGGCGGCCAGCCGCGCGCGCCAGGGCGGGCAGGCGCTGGCGATCGAGGAACAGGATATGTCGATCACCTGGGTGTTCGGCGGCTCGCTGTTCCTGATGCTGCCGATCGGCGTGCTGCTCTGGTCCGAGCTCGCGGGCGGGCCGCTCGCGGACGCCTCGATCGCGCTGGTCGCGGGCGCGATCCTGTTCATCATCATCGTCGGACTGATGATCGCCTCGGTCACAGGTTATATGGCGGGCCTGATCGGTGCGTCGAACTCGCCCGTATCGGGGATCGGCATCCTTGCGATCATCGCCTCGTCGCTGCTGCTCCTCGGCCTGCTCGGCCGCGGCGGCGGCGAGGCCGAAATCAGCGCGATGGTCGCTTATGCGCTGATCGTCACCGGGCTTGTCTTCGGCATCGCGACGATCTCGAACGACAACCTCCAGGATCTCAAGACCGGCCAACTCGTCGGCGCGACGCCGTGGAAGCAGCAGGTCGCGCTGATCGTCGGCGTGATCTTTGGCTCGCTCGTCGTGCCGCCGGTGCTCAACGTGCTCAACGAGACCGTCGGTTTCGTCGGTGCGCCGGGCGCCGGACCCAATGCGCTCGCGGCGCCGCAGGCAGGGCTGATCTCGTCGCTCGCGCAGGGCGTGCTCGGCGGCGACCTCAACTGGACGATGCTCGGCTATGGCGCGCTCGCCGGGGTCGGCTTCATCATCGTCGATGCGCTTCTCGGCCGCGCCGGCAAGCTCCGGCTCCCTCCGCTCGCCATCGGTATCGGCATCTATTTGCCGATGGCGGTGATCCTGCCCGTCGTGATCGGTGCGGCCGGCGGCTGGTTCTACGACCGCTGGGCATCGCGGCGCCCGAACGCCAGCTTCGCGCACCGCATGGGCGTGCTCACCGCGACGGGCATGATCGTCGGCGAGAGCCTGTTCGGGGTGCTCTATGCCGGCATCGTTGCGGGCACCGGCAGCGATGCGCCGCTCGCGGTGGCCGGCGACGGCTACGCACCCTATGCGCCGTGGGTCGGCCTGCTGCTGTTCATTGGCCTCGTGTGGCTCAGCTACAAGCGCACGCGCAATATGGTCACCGCGACGCCCTGA
- the efp gene encoding elongation factor P, with the protein MKITGVEIRPGNIIEFEKGIWKVTKIQHTQPGKGGAYMQVEAKNLIDGRKLNNRFRSADTVEKVRLDTKDFQFLYAEGDDLVFMDKDSFEQINISKDVVGEAHEFLQDGMDVVLELWEERPISVELPETIEATIVEADAVVKGQTASSSYKPAILDNGVRVMVPPHITSGTKIVVHVYDREYVRRAD; encoded by the coding sequence ATGAAAATCACCGGCGTTGAAATCCGTCCCGGCAATATTATCGAATTTGAAAAGGGGATCTGGAAGGTCACCAAGATCCAGCACACCCAGCCGGGCAAGGGCGGCGCCTACATGCAGGTCGAGGCCAAGAATCTGATCGACGGCCGCAAGCTCAACAACCGTTTCCGCAGCGCCGACACGGTCGAAAAGGTCCGCCTCGACACCAAGGATTTCCAGTTCCTCTACGCCGAGGGCGACGATCTGGTGTTCATGGACAAGGACAGCTTCGAACAGATCAACATCTCGAAGGACGTCGTCGGCGAAGCGCATGAATTCCTGCAGGACGGCATGGACGTCGTGCTGGAGCTCTGGGAAGAGCGCCCCATCTCGGTCGAACTCCCCGAAACGATCGAGGCGACGATCGTGGAGGCCGACGCGGTGGTGAAGGGCCAGACGGCCTCCTCGTCGTACAAGCCTGCGATCCTCGACAATGGCGTGCGCGTCATGGTGCCGCCGCACATCACCAGCGGGACCAAGATCGTCGTGCACGTCTACGACCGCGAATATGTCCGCCGCGCGGACTGA
- a CDS encoding inositol monophosphatase family protein: MAVSGIITVMERAARKAGAKLRRDFGEVEHLQVSQKGPADFVSKADQAAERTLYDELTRDRPGWGFLMEEAGEIEGEPGKPRFIIDPLDGTSNFLHAIPHFAISIAVQEPKLGGGWGDVTSALIYHPVTDESYWAERGRGAWLHDRRLRVSSRRHLNECLIATGIPFMGHGNMAQWSRVFGAVAPEVAGIRRFGAASLDLAWVAAGRYDGFWESDLHIWDVAAGILLVREAGGFVSDFRGGDRAIERSEFIAGSAAVHSKLQKLVAGALRNA; encoded by the coding sequence ATGGCCGTATCGGGCATCATCACCGTCATGGAACGCGCCGCGCGCAAGGCGGGCGCCAAGCTCCGCCGCGATTTCGGCGAGGTCGAGCATCTGCAGGTCTCGCAAAAGGGTCCCGCGGACTTCGTGTCGAAAGCCGACCAGGCCGCCGAGCGCACCCTCTATGACGAACTGACCCGCGACCGTCCGGGCTGGGGCTTCCTGATGGAAGAGGCCGGCGAGATCGAGGGCGAGCCCGGCAAGCCGCGCTTCATCATCGACCCGCTCGACGGCACCTCGAACTTCCTCCACGCGATCCCGCATTTCGCGATTTCGATCGCGGTGCAGGAGCCCAAGCTCGGCGGCGGCTGGGGCGATGTCACCTCGGCGCTGATCTATCACCCGGTGACCGACGAAAGCTATTGGGCCGAGCGCGGCCGCGGCGCCTGGCTGCACGATCGCAGGCTCCGTGTCTCGTCGCGCCGCCATCTCAACGAGTGCCTGATCGCCACCGGCATCCCCTTCATGGGCCATGGCAATATGGCGCAGTGGAGCCGGGTGTTCGGCGCCGTCGCCCCCGAAGTCGCCGGTATCCGCCGCTTCGGCGCCGCCAGCCTCGACCTCGCCTGGGTCGCGGCGGGGCGTTATGACGGGTTCTGGGAAAGCGATCTCCATATCTGGGACGTCGCGGCGGGCATCCTGCTCGTGCGTGAGGCCGGCGGCTTCGTCAGCGATTTCCGCGGCGGCGACCGCGCGATCGAGCGCAGCGAATTTATCGCGGGCAGCGCCGCGGTGCACTCGAAGCTGCAGAAGCTCGTCGCGGGCGCGCTCCGCAACGCCTGA
- a CDS encoding YbjN domain-containing protein has protein sequence MSPIKSLTMLALSAALLTVASPATAQSISADPAAITAALKGRGMPVTQEKDSENSPVLQTQFGDGAKFTIYFYGCTNGAGCSSLQFHTLYSGSTATVEKMNQFNLDRRYGRGVMESNGDAGLRMDFNLAAGGMSKAMFLDNVELWDELMSVFSDFIYDE, from the coding sequence ATGTCGCCGATCAAAAGCCTGACCATGCTCGCGCTCTCCGCCGCGCTCCTTACCGTCGCTTCGCCCGCGACCGCGCAGAGCATCTCCGCCGATCCCGCCGCAATTACTGCGGCGCTCAAGGGCCGCGGGATGCCGGTCACGCAGGAGAAGGATAGCGAGAACAGCCCGGTGCTGCAGACGCAGTTCGGCGACGGCGCCAAATTCACCATCTATTTCTATGGCTGCACCAATGGCGCGGGGTGCAGCTCGCTGCAATTCCACACCCTATACAGCGGCAGCACCGCGACCGTCGAAAAGATGAACCAGTTCAACCTCGACCGCCGCTATGGACGCGGGGTGATGGAGAGCAACGGCGATGCGGGCCTGCGGATGGACTTCAACCTCGCCGCGGGCGGCATGTCGAAAGCCATGTTCCTCGACAATGTCGAGCTGTGGGACGAGCTGATGTCGGTCTTCTCCGACTTCATCTACGACGAATAG
- a CDS encoding YbjN domain-containing protein: MRKIAGIWAAGLALALTSPASAELIDAKSPKVIATLIESQGWKTAIDARPGESPVLKATRNGELFVIDFMNCTDGKNCKTLQFLMGFADAKEVTLDKLNEWNRDRRFARAYRDGEGDPVLAMDVDLDFSGLPRENVGELVNTWTGLMDSFRTFVRG; this comes from the coding sequence ATGCGGAAAATCGCTGGAATTTGGGCCGCGGGGCTCGCGCTGGCACTGACGTCGCCGGCGAGCGCCGAGCTGATCGACGCCAAGTCGCCCAAGGTCATCGCGACGCTGATCGAGTCGCAAGGGTGGAAGACCGCGATCGATGCCAGACCCGGCGAATCCCCCGTCCTGAAGGCGACCCGCAACGGCGAACTGTTCGTGATCGATTTCATGAACTGCACCGACGGCAAAAATTGCAAGACGCTGCAATTCCTGATGGGCTTCGCCGATGCGAAAGAGGTCACGCTCGACAAACTCAATGAGTGGAACCGCGACAGGCGTTTCGCGCGCGCCTATCGCGACGGCGAGGGCGATCCGGTGCTGGCGATGGATGTCGACCTCGATTTCAGCGGGCTACCGCGCGAGAATGTCGGCGAACTGGTCAACACTTGGACCGGTCTGATGGACAGCTTCCGCACTTTCGTGCGCGGGTAA
- a CDS encoding NADH-quinone oxidoreductase subunit A: MVDLTQYLPILIFLFVAVGLSAAFVFLPMGVSRLTGAHRPDPAKLTEYECGFPAFEDARSQFDVRFYLVAILFIIFDLEAAFLFPWAVSLEEIGWAGWATMMIFLAELALGLVYAWKKGALDWE; the protein is encoded by the coding sequence ATGGTCGATCTGACGCAATATCTGCCGATCCTGATCTTTCTGTTCGTCGCCGTCGGGCTTTCGGCGGCGTTCGTGTTCCTGCCGATGGGCGTGTCGCGCCTGACCGGCGCGCACCGGCCCGATCCGGCGAAGCTGACCGAATATGAATGCGGCTTTCCCGCGTTCGAGGATGCGCGCAGCCAGTTCGACGTGCGCTTCTACCTCGTTGCCATCCTCTTCATCATCTTCGACCTCGAAGCGGCGTTCCTCTTTCCCTGGGCGGTCAGCCTCGAGGAAATCGGCTGGGCCGGCTGGGCCACGATGATGATTTTCCTCGCCGAACTCGCGCTCGGCCTTGTTTACGCATGGAAGAAAGGGGCGCTGGATTGGGAATGA
- a CDS encoding NuoB/complex I 20 kDa subunit family protein, which translates to MGMTRSSIITDTRGLTPEGTAPGLHLAEGTQPDQGFFDDLNSEVGDKGFLVTSTEDLFNWARTGSLWWMTFGLACCAVEMIHVNMPRYDMERFGVAPRASPRQSDVMIVAGTLCNKMAPALRRVYDQMSNPKYVISMGSCANGGGYYHYSYSVVRGCDRIVPVDIYVPGCPPTAEALLYGVMQLQRKIRRTGTIER; encoded by the coding sequence TTGGGAATGACCCGCTCTTCGATCATCACCGACACCCGGGGTCTAACGCCGGAAGGCACCGCGCCGGGCCTGCACCTTGCCGAAGGCACCCAGCCTGATCAGGGCTTTTTCGACGACCTCAACAGCGAAGTCGGCGATAAGGGCTTTCTGGTCACTTCGACCGAGGATCTGTTCAACTGGGCGCGCACCGGATCGCTCTGGTGGATGACCTTCGGGCTCGCCTGCTGCGCGGTCGAGATGATCCATGTCAACATGCCGCGCTACGACATGGAGCGCTTCGGCGTCGCGCCGCGCGCCTCGCCGCGCCAGTCCGACGTGATGATCGTCGCTGGCACGCTCTGCAACAAGATGGCCCCGGCGCTGCGCCGCGTGTACGACCAGATGTCGAACCCGAAGTACGTCATCTCGATGGGCAGCTGCGCCAATGGCGGCGGCTATTACCACTATAGCTACAGCGTCGTGCGCGGCTGCGACCGTATCGTGCCTGTGGACATCTATGTCCCCGGCTGCCCGCCGACCGCCGAGGCCCTGCTCTATGGCGTGATGCAGCTGCAGCGGAAGATCCGCCGCACCGGGACGATCGAACGCTGA
- a CDS encoding NADH-quinone oxidoreductase subunit C: MGHPAPLVAPQPSLAAALKKLLGTDLLSHDFAADEDSITVDRDAIAGVMIALRDNLEYQQMMEIAGVDYPERGERFEVVYHLLSVTKNHRLRVRVTTDEATPVPTIVPVWPNAGWLEREVFDMYGVLFAGNPDLRRILTDYGFQGHPQRKDFPLTGYTELRYSEEDKRVVYEPVKLAQDFRNFDFMSPWEGADYVLPGDEKAGGTGEAPGKGAPTPMTAKEVKAADDKAKAPPPPTPKTTDKPEQTGAGAKANIKAAKTSRDGASAKAATKPAKTPATTKAEKAPAKPRAPRKPKGGDA, from the coding sequence ATGGGCCATCCCGCTCCCCTCGTTGCGCCGCAGCCCTCGCTGGCGGCCGCGCTCAAGAAGCTGCTCGGCACCGATCTGCTGTCGCATGATTTTGCCGCCGACGAAGACAGCATCACCGTCGATCGCGATGCCATCGCGGGCGTGATGATCGCGCTGCGCGACAATCTCGAATATCAGCAGATGATGGAGATCGCCGGGGTCGACTATCCCGAGCGCGGCGAGCGCTTCGAGGTCGTCTATCACCTGCTTAGCGTGACGAAGAACCATCGCCTGCGCGTCCGCGTCACCACCGACGAGGCGACCCCGGTGCCGACGATAGTCCCCGTGTGGCCGAACGCCGGCTGGCTCGAGCGCGAAGTGTTCGACATGTATGGCGTGCTCTTCGCGGGCAACCCCGACCTCCGCCGCATCCTCACCGATTACGGTTTCCAGGGCCATCCGCAGCGCAAGGACTTCCCGCTGACCGGCTATACCGAGCTTCGCTATAGCGAAGAGGACAAGCGCGTGGTCTATGAGCCGGTGAAGCTCGCGCAGGATTTCCGCAACTTCGACTTCATGTCGCCTTGGGAAGGCGCCGATTATGTGCTGCCCGGCGACGAAAAGGCCGGCGGCACGGGCGAGGCCCCGGGCAAGGGCGCGCCGACGCCGATGACCGCGAAAGAGGTCAAGGCCGCCGACGACAAGGCGAAGGCGCCACCGCCGCCGACCCCCAAGACCACCGACAAGCCCGAGCAGACCGGGGCAGGGGCCAAGGCCAATATCAAGGCGGCGAAGACCAGCCGCGACGGCGCGAGCGCAAAAGCGGCAACCAAGCCCGCCAAGACCCCCGCGACGACCAAGGCCGAAAAGGCGCCCGCCAAGCCGCGCGCGCCGCGCAAGCCTAAAGGAGGCGACGCATGA
- a CDS encoding NADH-quinone oxidoreductase subunit D, translating into MFEGYPVDTADTAGDQTVTNYTINFGPQHPAAHGVLRMVMELDGEIIERVDPHVGLLHRGTEKLIEYKTYLQALPYFDRLDYCSPLGMEHSYVLAIEKLLDLEVPARAQYLRTLFAELTRICNHMLNIGSHVMDVGAMTPNLWIFELREDCLNFFERASGARMHSAYFRPGGVHQDVPEKLLVDIGEWCDKRLPELFGDAMSLVIDNRIFKQRNVDIATVSKEDALAWGFSGPMIRGSGIAWDLRKSQPYDAYAAMDFDIPVGTRGDCYDRFMVRVEEVYQSAKIIKQCLRDMPTGPIASLDRKVVPPKRGEMKQSMESLIHHFKLYTEGFHVPAGEVYVATESPKGEFGVYLVSDGSNKPYRCKIRPTAFSHLQAMDFMCKGHMLADTTAIIGAIDVVFGECDR; encoded by the coding sequence ATGTTCGAGGGCTATCCGGTCGATACCGCCGACACCGCGGGCGACCAGACGGTCACCAACTACACGATCAACTTCGGCCCGCAGCACCCCGCGGCGCACGGCGTGCTGCGCATGGTCATGGAGCTCGACGGCGAGATCATCGAGCGCGTCGACCCGCACGTCGGGCTGCTCCACCGCGGCACCGAAAAGCTGATCGAGTATAAGACTTATCTGCAGGCGCTGCCGTACTTCGACCGCCTCGACTATTGCTCGCCGCTCGGCATGGAGCACTCCTACGTGCTGGCGATCGAGAAATTGCTCGATCTCGAGGTTCCGGCGCGCGCGCAGTACCTCCGCACCCTGTTCGCCGAGCTGACGCGCATCTGCAATCACATGCTCAACATCGGCAGCCACGTCATGGACGTCGGCGCGATGACGCCGAACCTGTGGATTTTCGAGCTGCGCGAGGATTGCCTCAACTTCTTCGAACGCGCCTCGGGCGCGCGCATGCACTCGGCCTATTTCCGTCCGGGCGGCGTGCATCAGGATGTGCCGGAGAAGCTGCTCGTCGATATCGGCGAATGGTGCGACAAGCGGCTGCCCGAATTGTTCGGCGACGCGATGAGCCTCGTCATCGACAACCGCATCTTCAAGCAGCGCAACGTCGATATCGCGACGGTGTCGAAGGAAGACGCGCTCGCTTGGGGCTTCTCGGGCCCGATGATACGCGGCAGCGGCATCGCGTGGGACCTGCGCAAGTCGCAGCCCTATGACGCCTATGCCGCGATGGACTTCGACATCCCCGTCGGCACCCGCGGCGACTGCTACGACCGCTTCATGGTGCGCGTCGAGGAAGTCTATCAGTCGGCGAAGATCATCAAGCAGTGCCTGCGCGACATGCCCACCGGCCCGATCGCCAGCCTCGACCGCAAGGTCGTCCCGCCCAAGCGCGGCGAGATGAAGCAGTCGATGGAATCGCTGATCCATCACTTCAAGCTCTACACCGAGGGTTTCCACGTCCCCGCGGGCGAGGTTTACGTGGCGACCGAAAGCCCCAAGGGCGAGTTCGGCGTCTATCTGGTCAGCGACGGCAGCAACAAGCCGTACCGCTGCAAGATCCGCCCGACGGCGTTCAGCCACCTCCAGGCGATGGATTTCATGTGCAAGGGCCATATGCTCGCCGACACCACCGCGATCATCGGCGCGATCGACGTCGTGTTCGGGGAGTGCGACCGGTGA
- a CDS encoding complex I 24 kDa subunit family protein: MADAPQIPDEAETRARWGAFAWTAENAEQAKTIIARYPAGRQRSAVMPLLDLAQRQVGAETNTQGWLPVPVIEYVAAQLDMPFIRAYEVATFYTMYNMAPVGRYHVQVCGTTPCLLRGSDDVMAACKNRGMAKGKTTPDGLFTLTEVECMGTCTNAPMVQINDDNYEDLDFDRMAAILDALAAGETPKAGTQLPGRHTSEPEGGPTTLVEMVSANHDYRNEW; encoded by the coding sequence ATGGCTGACGCACCCCAAATCCCCGACGAGGCCGAAACCCGCGCGCGCTGGGGCGCGTTTGCCTGGACCGCCGAAAATGCCGAGCAGGCAAAGACCATCATCGCGCGCTACCCCGCGGGGCGCCAGCGTTCGGCGGTGATGCCCTTGCTCGACCTCGCGCAGCGCCAGGTCGGCGCCGAGACGAACACGCAGGGCTGGCTGCCCGTGCCGGTGATCGAATATGTCGCGGCGCAGCTCGATATGCCCTTCATCCGCGCCTATGAGGTCGCGACCTTCTACACCATGTACAATATGGCGCCGGTCGGCCGTTATCATGTCCAGGTGTGCGGCACGACGCCGTGCCTGCTGCGCGGCTCGGACGATGTGATGGCGGCGTGCAAGAACCGCGGCATGGCTAAGGGCAAGACCACCCCCGACGGCCTGTTCACGCTGACCGAGGTCGAGTGCATGGGCACCTGCACCAACGCGCCGATGGTCCAGATCAACGACGACAATTACGAAGACCTCGATTTCGATCGCATGGCGGCGATCCTCGACGCGCTGGCCGCGGGCGAGACGCCCAAGGCGGGGACGCAGCTTCCCGGGCGCCACACCAGCGAGCCCGAGGGCGGCCCGACGACGCTCGTCGAAATGGTCTCGGCGAACCACGATTACCGGAATGAGTGGTGA